CCCGCTGCACCTGGAGTGGCGGTAATCGTTGCTGGGCTGCCTGCACAGACGGCCGGCGAGTTCACCGTTACCGTTGGCAAGGCCGGTGCAGCATTGATCACCACCGAGGTGGCAGAGGATATACAGCCCGCCGCATCACGCGCCGTTACCGGATAGGTACCCGGCGTTAGGCCCGCAAAGGTGGTTGAGCTCTGGTAGGTCGCCCCGTTGATTGAATACTCCATTCCTGCCACGCCCGTCACCCGGATCGTACCGGTGGCAAGCGTACAGCTAGGCTGCGCCGAGGCACTGGCCACTGGCGCTGCCGGTGCGTTTGGCACGGCATTGATCACCACCGAGGTGGCAGAGGATATACAGCCCGCCGCATCACGCGCCGTTACCGGATAGGTACCCGGCGTTAGACCCGCAAAGGTGGTTGAGCTCTGGTAGGTCGCCCCGTCGATTGAATACTCCATTCCTGCCACGCCCGTCACCCGGATCGTACCGGTGGCAAGCGTACAGCTAGGCTGCGCCGAGGCACTGGCCACTGGCGCTGCCGGTGCGTTTGGCACGGCATTGATCACCACCGAGGTGGCAGAGGAGATACAGCCCGCCGCATTGCGCGCTGTTACCGGATAGGTGCCCGGCGTTAGGCCCGCAAAGGTGGTTGAGCTCTGGTAGGTCGCCCCGTTGATTGAATACTCCATCCCTGCCACGCCCGTCACCCGGATCGTACCGGTGGCGACCGTACAGCTAGGCTGCACACTGGCACTGGCCACTGGCGCTGCCGGTGCAGAATCAACCCTTACCGTGCTGCTCGCTGGCAATGACACACAGCTTGTGGCCGTATTGGTGATGACTACACTATAGGTGCCGGCCACTGTGGTCGTGAAGCTGGCGACGTTACCCGGAGCAGGCGCTCCTGCCGGTACAGTCCATGCATAATTATAGACGCCCGCTGCACCTGGAGTGGCGGTAATCGTTGCTGGGCTGCCTGCACAGACGGCCGGCGAGTTCACCGTTACCGTTGGCAAGGCCGGTGCGGCATTGATCACCACCGAGGTGGCGCTGGAGATACAGCCCGCCGCATCACGCGCCGTCACCGGATAGGTACCCGGCGTTAGGCCCGCAAAGGTAGTTGAGCTCTGGTAGGTCGCCCCGTTGATTGAATACTCCATTCCTGCCACGCCCGTCACCCGGATCGTACCGGTGGCAACCGTACAGCTAGGCTGCACCGAGGCACTGGCCACTGGCGCTGCCGGTGCGTTTGGCACGGCATTGATCACCACCGAGGTGGCGCTGGAGATACAGCCCGCCGCATTGCGCGCCGTTACCGGATAGGTGCCCGGCGTTAGGCCCGCAAAGGTGGTTGAGCTCTGGTAGGTCGCCCCGTCGATTGAATACTCCATTCCTGCCACGCCCGTCACCCGGATCGTACCGGTGGCGACCGTACAGCTAGGCTGCACACTGGCACTGGCCACTGGCGCTGCCGGTGCAGAATCAACCCTTACCGTGCTGCTCGCTGGCAATGACACACAGCTTGTAGCCGTATTGGTGATGACTACACTATAGGAGCCGGCCACTGTGGTCGTGAAGCTGGCGACGTTACCCGGAGCAGGCACTCCTGCCGGTACAGTCCATGCATAATTATAGGCGCCCGCTGCACCTGGAGTGGCGGTAATCGTTGCTGGGCTGCCTGCACAGACGGCCGGCGAGTTCACCGTTACCGTTGGCAAGGCCGGTGCGGCATTGATCACCACCGAGGTGGCAGAGGAGATACAGCCCGCCGCATCACGCGCCGTCACCGGATAGGTACCCGGCGTTAGGCCCGCAAAGGTGGTCGAGCTCTGGTAGGTCGCCCCGTCGATTGAATACTCCATTCCTGCCACGCCCGTCACCCGGATCGTACCGGTGGCGACCGTACAGCTAGGCTGCGCCGAGGCACTGGCCACTGGCGCTGCCGGTGCGTTTGGCACGGCATTGATCACCACCGAGGTGGCGCTGGAGATACAGCCCGCCGCATCACGCGCCGTTACCGGATAGGTACCCGGCGTTAGGCCCGCAAAGGTGGTTGAGCTCTGGTAGGTCGCCCCGTTGATTGAATACTCCATTCCTGCCACGCCCGTCACCCGGATCGTACCGGTGGCAAGCGTACAGCTAGGCTGCGCCGAGGCACTGGCCACTGGCGCTGCCGGTGCGTTTGGCACGGCATTGATCACCACCGAGGTGGCGCTGGAGATACAGCCCGCCGCATCACGCGCCGTCACCGGATAGGTACCCGGCGTTAGGCCCGCAAAGGTGGTTGAGCTCTGGTAGGTCGCCCCGTTGATTGAATACTCCATTCCTGCCACGCCCGTCACCCGGATCGTACCGGTGGCAACCGTACAGCTAGGCTGCGCCGAGGCACTGGCCACTGGCGCTGCCGGTGCGTTTGGCACGGCATTGATCACCACCGAGGTGGCAGAGGAGATACAGCCCGCCGCATTGCGCGCTGTTACCGGATAGGTGCCCGGCGTTAGGCCCGCAAAGGTGGTTGAGCTCTGGTAGGTCGCCCCGTTGATTGAATACTCCATCCCTGCCACGCCCGTCACCCGGATCGTACCGGTGGCGACCGTACAGCTAGGCTGCACACTGGCACTGGCCACTGGCGCTGCCGGTGCAGAATCAACCCTTACCGTGCTGCTCGCTGGCAATGACACACAGCTTGTGGCCGTATTGGTGATGACTACACTATAGGTGCCGGCCACTGTGGTCGTGAAGCTGGCGACGTTACCCGGAGCAGGCACTCCTGCCGGTACAGTCCATGCATAATTATAGACGCCCGCTGCACCTGGAGTGGCGGTAATCGTTGCTGGGCTGCCTGCACAGACGGCCGGCGAGTTCACCGTTACCGTTGGCAAGGCCGGTGCAGCATTGATCACCACCGAGGTGGCAGAGGAGATACAGCCCGCCGCATCACGCGCCGTTACCGGATAGGTACCCGGCGTTAGGCCCGCAAAGGTGGTTGAGCTCTGGTAGGTCGCCCCGTCGATTGAATACTCCATTCCTGCCACGCCCGTCACCCGGATCGTACCGGTGGCAACCGTACAGCTAGGCTGCGCCGAGGCACTGGCCACTGGCGCTGCCGGTGCGTTTGGCACGGCATTGATCACCACCGAGGTGGCAGAGGAGATACAGCCCGCCGCATCACGCGCCGTTACCGGATAGGTACCCGGCGTTAGACCCGCAAAGGTGGTTGAGCTCTGGTAGGTCGCCCCGTCGATTGAATACTCCATTCCTGCCACGCCCGTCACCCGGATCGTACCGGTGGCAAGCGTACAGCTAGGCTGCGCCGAGGCACTGGCCACTGGCGCTGCCGGTGCGTTTGGCACGGCATTGATCACCACCGAGGTGGCAGAGGAGATACAGCCCGCCGCATTGCGCGCTGTTACCGGATAGGTGCCCGGCGTTAGGCCCGCAAAGGTGGTTGAGCTCTGGTAGGTCGCCCCGTTGATTGAATACTCCATTCCTGCCACGCCCGTCACCCGGATCGTACCGGTGGCGACCGTACAGCTAGGCTGCACACTGGCACTGGCCAATGGCGCTGCCGGTGCGTTTGGCACGGCATTGATCACCACCGAGGTGGCGCTGGAGATACAGCCCGCCGCATCACGCGCCGTTACCGGATAGGTACCCGGCGTTAGGCCCGCAAAGGTGGTTGAGCTCTGGTAGGTCGCCCCGTCGATTGAATACTCCATTCCTGCCATGCCCGTCACCCGGATCGTACCGGTGGCAACCGTACAGCTAGGCTGCGCCGAGGCACTGGCCACTGGCGCTGCCGGTGCGTTTGGCACGGCATTGATCACCACCGAGGTGGCGCTGGAGATACAGCCCGCCGCATCACGCGCCGTTACCGGATAGGTACCCGGCGTTAGGCCCGCAAAGGTGGTTGAGCTCTGGTAGGTCGCCCCGTCGATTGAATACTCCATTCCTGCCACGCCCGTCACCCGGATCGTACCGGTGGCGACCGTACAGCTAGGCTGCGCCGAGGCACTGGCCACTGGCGCTGCCGGTGCGTTTGGCACGGCATTGATCACCACCGAGGTGGCAGAGGAGATACAGCCCGCCGCATCACGCGCCGTTACCGGATAGGTACCCGGCGTTAGGCCCGCAAAGGTGGTTGAGCTCTGGTAGGTCGCCCCGTTGATTGAATACTCCATTCCTGCCACGCCCGTCACCCGGATCGTACCGGTGGCGACCGTACAGCTAGGCTGCGCCGAGGCACTGGCCACTGGCGCTGCCGGTGCGTTTGGCACGGCATTGATCACCACCGAGGTGGCAGAGGAGATACAGCCCGCCGCATCACGCGCCGTCACCGGATAGGTACCCGGCGTTAGGCCCGCAAAGGTGGTTGAGCTCTGGTAGGTCGCCCCGTTGATTGAATACTCCATTCCTGCCACGCCCGTCACCCGGATCGTACCGGTGGCAACCGTACAGCTAGGCTGCGCCGAGGCACTGGCCACTGGCGCTGCCGGCGCGTTTGGCACGGCATTGATCACCACCGAGGTGGCAGAGGATATACAGCCCGCCGCATCACGCGCCGTTACCGGATAGGTACCCGGCGTTAGGCCCGCAAAGGTGGTCGAGCTCTGGTAGGTCGCCCCGTTGATTGAATACTCCATTCCTGCCACGCCCGTCACCCGGATCGTACCGGTGGCGACCGTACAGCTAGGCTGCGCCGTGGCACTGGCCACTGGCGCTGCCGGCGCGTTTGGCACGGCATTGATCACCACCGAGGTGGCAGAGGATATACAGCCCGCCGCATCACGCGCCGTCACCGGATAGGTGCCCGGCGTTAAGCCCGCAAAGGTGGTTGAGCTCTGGTAGGTCGCCCCGTCGATTGAATACTCCATTCCTGCCATGCCCGTCACCCGGATCGTACCGGTGGCGACCGTACAGCTAGGCTGCGCCGAGGCACTGGCCACTGGCGCTGCCGGTGCGTTTGGCACGGCATTGATCACCACCGAGGTGGCAGAGGATATACAGCCCGCCGCATCACGCGCCGTCACCGGATAGGTACCCGGCGTTAGGCCCGCAAAGGTGGTTGAGCTCTGGTAGGTCGCCCCGTCGATTGAATACTCCATTCCTGCCACGCCCGTCACCCGGATCGTACCGGTGGCTAGCGTACAGCTAGGCTGCGCCGAGGCACTGGCCACTGGCGCTGCCGGTGCGTTTGGCACGGCATTGATCACCACCGAGGTGGCAGAGGATATACAGCCCGCCGCATCACGCGCCGTCACCGGATAGGTGCCCGGCGTTAAGCCCGCAAAGGTGGTTGAGCTCTGGTAGGTCGCCCCGTCGATTGAATACTCCATTCCTGCCACGCCCGTCACCCGGATCGTACCGGTGGCAAGCGTACAGCTAGGCTGCGCCGTGGCACTGGCCACTGGCGCTGCCGGTGCGTTTGGCACGGCATTGATCACCACCGAGGTGGCAGAGGATATACAGCCCGCCGCATCACGCGCCGTTACCGGATAGGTACCCGGCGTTAGGCCCGCAAAGGTGGTTGAGCTCTGGTAGGTCGCCCCGTCGATTGAATACTCCATTCCTGCCACGCCCGTCACCCGGATCGTACCGGTGACAACCGTACAGCTAGGCTGCGCCGAGGCACTGGCCACTGGCGCTGCCGGTGCGTTTGGCACGGCATTGATCACCACCGAGGTGGCAGAGGATATACAGCCCGCCGCATCACGCGCCGTTACCGGATAGGTACCCGGCGTTAGGCCCGCAAAGGTGGTTGAGCTCTGGTAGGTCGCCCCGTCGATTGAATACTCCATCCCTGCCACGCCCGTCACCCGGATCGTACCGGTGGCAAGCGTACAGCTAGGCTGCGCCGAGGCACTGGCCACTGGCGCTGCCGGTGCGTTTGGCACGGCATTGATCACCACCGAGGTGGCAGAGGAGATACAGCCCGCCGCATCACGCGCCGTCACCGGATAGGTACCCGGCGTTAGGCCCGCAAAGGTGGTTGAGCTCTGGTAGGTCGCCCCGTTGATTGAATACTCCATTCCTGCCACGCCCGTCACCCGGATCGTACCGGTGGCAAGCGTACAGCTAGGCTGCGCCGAGGCACTGGCCACTGGCGCTGCCGGTGCGTTTGGCACGGCATTGATCACCACCGAGGTGGCAGAGGAGATACAGCCCGCCGCATCACGCGCCGTTACCGGATAGGTACCCGGCGTTAGACCCGCAAAGGTGGTTGAGCTCTGGTAGGTCGCCCCGTCGATTGAATACTCCATTCCTGCCACGCCCGTCACCCGGATCGTACCGGTGGCAAGCGTACAGCTAGGCTGCGCCGAGGCACTGGCCACTGGCGCTGCCGGTGCGTTTGGCACGGCATTGATCACCACCGAGGTGGCAGAGGAGATACAGCCCGCCGCATCACGCGCCGTCACCGGATAGGTACCCGGCGTTAGGCCCGCAAAGGTGGTCGAGCTCTGGTAGGTCGCCCCGTCGATTGAATACTCCATTCCTGCCACGCCCGTCACCCGGATCGTACCGGTGGCAACCGTACAGCTAGGCTGCACCGAGGCACTGGCCACTGGCGCTGCCGGTGCGTTTGGCACGGCATTGATCACCACCGAGGTGGCGCTGGAGATACAGCCCGCCGCATTGCGCGCCGTTACCGGATAGGTGCCCGGCGTTAGGCCCGCAAAGGTGGTTGAGCTCTGGTAGGTCGCCCCGTCGATTGAATACTCCATTCCTGCCACGCCCGTCACCCGGATCGTACCGGTGGCGACCGTACAGCTAGGCTGCACACTGGCACTGGCCACTGGCGCTGCCGGTGCAGAATCAACCCTTACCGTGCTGCTCGCTGGCAATGACACACAGCTTGTAGCCGTATTGGTGATGACTACACTATAGGAGCCGGCCACTGTGGTCGTGAAGCTGGCGACGTTACCCGGAGCAGGCACTCCTGCCGGTACAGTCCATGCATAATTATAGGCGCCCGCTGCACCTGGAGTGGCGGTAATCGTTGCTGGGCTGCCTGCACAGACGGCCGGCGAGTTCACCGTTACCGTTGGCAAGGCCGGTGCGGCATTGATCACCACCGAGGTGGCAGAGGAGATACAGCCCGCCGCATCACGCGCCGTCACCGGATAGGTACCCGGCGTTAGGCCCGCAAAGGTGGTTGAGCTCTGGTAGGTCGCCCCGTTGATTGAATACTCCATTCCTGCCACGCCCGTCACCCGGATCGTACCGGTGGCGACCGTACAGCTAGGCTGCGCCGAGGCACTGGCCACTGGCGCTGCCGGTGCGTTTGGCACGGCATTGATCACCACCGAGGTGGCAGAGGATATACAGCCCGCCGCATCACGCGCCGTTACCGGATAGGTACCCGGCGTTAGGCCCGCAAAGGTGGTTGAGCTCTGGTAGGTCGCCCCGTCGATTGAATACTCCATTCCTGCCACGCCCGTCACCCGGATCGTACCGGTGGCAAGCGTACAGCTAGGCTGCGCCGAGGCACTGGCCACTGGCGCTGCCGGTGCGTTTGGCACGGCATTGATCACCACCGAGGTGGCAGAGGATATACAGCCCGCCGCATCACGCGCCGTTACCGGATAGGTACCCGGCGTTAGGCCCGCAAAGGTGGTTGAGCTCTGGTAGGTCGCCCCGTCGATTGAATACTCCATTCCTGCCACGCCCGTCACCCGGATCGTACCGGTGGCAAGCGTACAGCTAGGCTGCGCCGAGGCACTGGCCACTGGCGCTGCCGGTGCGTTTGGCACGGCATTGATCACCACCGAGGTGGCAGAGGATATACAGCCCGCCGCATCACGCGCCGTTACCGGATAGGTACCCGGCGTTAGGCCCGCAAAGGTGGTTGAGCTCTGGTAGGTCGCCCCGTCGATTGAATACTCCATTCCTGCCACGCCCGTCACCCGGATCGTACCGGTGGCAAGCGTACAGCTAGGCTGCGCCGAGGCACTGGCCACTGGCGCTGCTGGTGCGTTTGGCACGGCATTGATCACCACCGAGGTGGCAGAGGAGATACAGCCCGCCGCATCACGCGCCGTCACCGGATAGGTACCCGGCGTTAGGCCCGCAAAGGTGGTTGAGCTCTGGTAGGTCGCCCCGTTGATTGAATACTCCATTCCTGCCACGCCCGTCACCCGGATCGTACCGGTGGCGACCGTACAGCTAGGCTGCGCCGAGGCACTGGCCACTGGCGCTGCCGGTGCGTTTGGCACGGCATTGATCACCACCGAGGTGGCAGAGGAGATACAGCCCGCCGCATCACGCGCCGTTACCGGATAGGTACCCGGCGTTAGGCCCGCAAAGGTGGTTGAGCTCTGGTAGGTCGCCCCGTCGATTGAATACTCCATTCCTGCCACGCCCGTCACCCGGATCGTACCGGTGGCAAGCGTACAGCTAGGCTGCGCCGAGGCACTGGCCACTGGCGCTGCCGGTGCGTTTGGCACGGCATTGATCACCACCGAGGTGGCAGAGGATATACAGCCCGCCGCATCACGCGCCGTTACCGGATAGGTACCCGGCGTTAGGCCCGCAAAGGTGGTCGAGCTCTGGTAGGTCGCCCCGTTGATTGAATACTCCATTCCTGCCACGCCCGTCACCCGGATCGTACCGGTGGCGACCGTACAGCTAGGCTGCGCCGTGGCACTGGCCACTGGCGCTGCCGGCGCGTTTGGCACGGCATTGATCACCACCGAGGTGGCAGAGGATATACAGCCCGCCGCATCACGCGCCGTCACCGGATAGGTGCCCGGCGTTAAGCCCGCAAAGGTGGTTGAGCTCTGGTAGGTCGCCCCGTCGATTGAATACTCCATTCCTGCCACGCCCGTCACCCGGATCGTACCGGTGGCAAGCGTACAGCTAGGCTGCGCCGAGGCACTGGCCACTGGCGCTGCCGGTGCGTTTGGCACGGCATTGATCACCACCGAGGTGGCAGAGGAGATACAGCCCGCCGCATCACGCGCCGTCACCGGATAGGTACCCGGCGTTAGGCCCGCAAAGGTGGTTGAGCTCTGGTAGGTCGCCCCGTTGATTGAATACTCCATTCCTGCCACGCCCGTCACCCGGATCGTACCGGTGGCAAGCGTACAGCTAGGCTGCGCCGAGGCACTGGCCACTGGCGCTGCCGGTGCGTTTGGCACGGCATTGATCACCACCGAGGTGGCAGAGGATATACAGCCCGCCGCATCACGCGCCGTTACCGGATAGGTGCCCGGCGTTAGGCCCGCAAAGGTGGTTGAGCTCTGGTAGGTCGCCCCGTCGATTGAATACTCCATTCCTGCCACGCCCGTCACCCGGATCGTACCGGTGGCAACCGTACAGCTAGGCTGCGCCGAGGCACTGGCCACTGGCGTTGCCGGTGCGTTTGGCACGGCATTGATCACCACCGAGGTGGCAGAGGATATACAGCCCGCCGCATCACGCGCCGTTACCGGATAGGTACCCGGCGTTAGGCCCGCAAAGGTGGTTGAGCTCTGGTAGGTCGCCCCGTCGATTGAATACTCCATTCCTGCCACGCCCGTCACCCGGATCGTACCGGTGGCAACCGTACAGCTAGGCTGCGCCGAGGCACTGGCCATTGGCGCTGCTGGCCGTGGAGCTACCGTTACATCCAGTTGCGCTCTTGGGCCTTCACAGGTGCCCGTGGTTGCGCTCACATAATATGAGGTGGTGCCTGGGGTGGTCGTACTTGGGGTTGGTGCCGTTGCACTTCCGGTTCCGCCGGTGGCACTGGTGTACCATAACAAGTTGCTGCCCCCGGCCGTCAATGCCGAGGC
Above is a window of Solitalea lacus DNA encoding:
- a CDS encoding Ig-like domain-containing protein translates to MASFTTTVAGTYSVVITNTATSCVSLPASGSVTVDPRPAAPTVAAVTYCQGDVASALTAGGSNLLWYTSATGGTGSATAPTPSTTTPGTTSYYVSATTGTCEGPRAQLDVTVAPRPAAPTVAAVTYCQGDVASALTAGGSNLLWYTSATGGTGSATAPTPSTTTPGTTSYYVSATTGTCEGPRAQLDVTVAPRPAAPTVAAVTYCQGDVASALTAGGSNLLWYTSATGGTGSATAPTPSTTTPGTTSYYVSATTGTCEGPRAQLDVTVAPRPAAPTVAAVTYCQGDVASALTAGGSNLLWYTSATGGTGSATAPTPSTTTPGTTSYYVSATTGTCEGPRAQLDVTVAPRPAAPMASASAQPSCTVATGTIRVTGVAGMEYSIDGATYQSSTTFAGLTPGTYPVTARDAAGCISSATSVVINAVPNAPATPVASASAQPSCTVATGTIRVTGVAGMEYSIDGATYQSSTTFAGLTPGTYPVTARDAAGCISSATSVVINAVPNAPAAPVASASAQPSCTLATGTIRVTGVAGMEYSINGATYQSSTTFAGLTPGTYPVTARDAAGCISSATSVVINAVPNAPAAPVASASAQPSCTLATGTIRVTGVAGMEYSIDGATYQSSTTFAGLTPGTYPVTARDAAGCISSATSVVINAVPNAPAAPVASATAQPSCTVATGTIRVTGVAGMEYSINGATYQSSTTFAGLTPGTYPVTARDAAGCISSATSVVINAVPNAPAAPVASASAQPSCTLATGTIRVTGVAGMEYSIDGATYQSSTTFAGLTPGTYPVTARDAAGCISSATSVVINAVPNAPAAPVASASAQPSCTVATGTIRVTGVAGMEYSINGATYQSSTTFAGLTPGTYPVTARDAAGCISSATSVVINAVPNAPAAPVASASAQPSCTLATGTIRVTGVAGMEYSIDGATYQSSTTFAGLTPGTYPVTARDAAGCISSATSVVINAVPNAPAAPVASASAQPSCTLATGTIRVTGVAGMEYSIDGATYQSSTTFAGLTPGTYPVTARDAAGCISSATSVVINAVPNAPAAPVASASAQPSCTLATGTIRVTGVAGMEYSIDGATYQSSTTFAGLTPGTYPVTARDAAGCISSATSVVINAVPNAPAAPVASASAQPSCTVATGTIRVTGVAGMEYSINGATYQSSTTFAGLTPGTYPVTARDAAGCISSATSVVINAAPALPTVTVNSPAVCAGSPATITATPGAAGAYNYAWTVPAGVPAPGNVASFTTTVAGSYSVVITNTATSCVSLPASSTVRVDSAPAAPVASASVQPSCTVATGTIRVTGVAGMEYSIDGATYQSSTTFAGLTPGTYPVTARNAAGCISSATSVVINAVPNAPAAPVASASVQPSCTVATGTIRVTGVAGMEYSIDGATYQSSTTFAGLTPGTYPVTARDAAGCISSATSVVINAVPNAPAAPVASASAQPSCTLATGTIRVTGVAGMEYSIDGATYQSSTTFAGLTPGTYPVTARDAAGCISSATSVVINAVPNAPAAPVASASAQPSCTLATGTIRVTGVAGMEYSINGATYQSSTTFAGLTPGTYPVTARDAAGCISSATSVVINAVPNAPAAPVASASAQPSCTLATGTIRVTGVAGMEYSIDGATYQSSTTFAGLTPGTYPVTARDAAGCISSATSVVINAVPNAPAAPVASASAQPSCTVVTGTIRVTGVAGMEYSIDGATYQSSTTFAGLTPGTYPVTARDAAGCISSATSVVINAVPNAPAAPVASATAQPSCTLATGTIRVTGVAGMEYSIDGATYQSSTTFAGLTPGTYPVTARDAAGCISSATSVVINAVPNAPAAPVASASAQPSCTLATGTIRVTGVAGMEYSIDGATYQSSTTFAGLTPGTYPVTARDAAGCISSATSVVINAVPNAPAAPVASASAQPSCTVATGTIRVTGMAGMEYSIDGATYQSSTTFAGLTPGTYPVTARDAAGCISSATSVVINAVPNAPAAPVASATAQPSCTVATGTIRVTGVAGMEYSINGATYQSSTTFAGLTPGTYPVTARDAAGCISSATSVVINAVPNAPAAPVASASAQPSCTVATGTIRVTGVAGMEYSINGATYQSSTTFAGLTPGTYPVTARDAAGCISSATSVVINAVPNAPAAPVASASAQPSCTVATGTIRVTGVAGMEYSINGATYQSSTTFAGLTPGTYPVTARDAAGCISSATSVVINAVPNAPAAPVASASAQPSCTVATGTIRVTGVAGMEYSIDGATYQSSTTFAGLTPGTYPVTARDAAGCISSATSVVINAVPNAPAAPVASASAQPSCTVATGTIRVTGMAGMEYSIDGATYQSSTTFAGLTPGTYPVTARDAAGCISSATSVVINAVPNAPAAPLASASVQPSCTVATGTIRVTGVAGMEYSINGATYQSSTTFAGLTPGTYPVTARNAAGCISSATSVVINAVPNAPAAPVASASAQPSCTLATGTIRVTGVAGMEYSIDGATYQSSTTFAGLTPGTYPVTARDAAGCISSATSVVINAVPNAPAAPVASASAQPSCTVATGTIRVTGVAGMEYSIDGATYQSSTTFAGLTPGTYPVTARDAAGCISSATSVVINAAPALPTVTVNSPAVCAGSPATITATPGAAGVYNYAWTVPAGVPAPGNVASFTTTVAGTYSVVITNTATSCVSLPASSTVRVDSAPAAPVASASVQPSCTVATGTIRVTGVAGMEYSINGATYQSSTTFAGLTPGTYPVTARNAAGCISSATSVVINAVPNAPAAPVASASAQPSCTVATGTIRVTGVAGMEYSINGATYQSSTTFAGLTPGTYPVTARDAAGCISSATSVVINAVPNAPAAPVASASAQPSCTLATGTIRVTGVAGMEYSINGATYQSSTTFAGLTPGTYPVTARDAAGCISSATSVVINAVPNAPAAPVASASAQPSCTVATGTIRVTGVAGMEYSIDGATYQSSTTFAGLTPGTYPVTARDAAGCISSATSVVINAAPALPTVTVNSPAVCAGSPATITATPGAAGAYNYAWTVPAGVPAPGNVASFTTTVAGSYSVVITNTATSCVSLPASSTVRVDSAPAAPVASASVQPSCTVATGTIRVTGVAGMEYSIDGATYQSSTTFAGLTPGTYPVTARNAAGCISSATSVVINAVPNAPAAPVASASVQPSCTVATGTIRVTGVAGMEYSINGATYQSSTTFAGLTPGTYPVTARDAAGCISSATSVVINAAPALPTVTVNSPAVCAGSPATITATPGAAGVYNYAWTVPAGAPAPGNVASFTTTVAGTYSVVITNTATSCVSLPASSTVRVDSAPAAPVASASVQPSCTVATGTIRVTGVAGMEYSINGATYQSSTTFAGLTPGTYPVTARNAAGCISSATSVVINAVPNAPAAPVASASAQPSCTLATGTIRVTGVAGMEYSIDGATYQSSTTFAGLTPGTYPVTARDAAGCISSATSVVINAVPNAPAAPVASASAQPSCTLATGTIRVTGVAGMEYSINGATYQSSTTFAGLTPGTYPVTARDAAGCISSATSVVINAAPALPTVTVNSPAVCAGSPATITATPGAAGVYNYAWTVPAGVPAPGNVASFTTTVAGTYSVVITNTATSCVSLPASSTVRVDSAPAAPVASASVQPSCTVATGTIRVTGVAGMEYSIDGATYQSSTTFAGLTPGTYPVTARNAAGCISSATSVVINAVPNAPATPVASASAQPSCTVATGTIRVTGVAGMEYSIDGATYQSSTTFAGLTPGTYPVTARDAAGCISSATSVVINAAPALPTVTVNSPAVCAGSPATITATPGAAGAYNYAWTVPAGVPAPGNVASFTTTVAGSYSVVITNTATSCVSLPASSTVRVDSAPAAPVASASVQPSCTVATGTIRVTGVAGMEYSIDGATYQSSTTFAGLTPGTYPVTARNAAGCISSATSVVINAVPNAPAAPVASASAQPSCTVATGTIRVTGVAGMEYSIDGATYQSSTTFAGLTPGTYPVTARDAAGCISSATSVVINAVPNAPAAPVASASAQPSCTLATGTIRVTGVAGMEYSINGATYQSSTTFAGLTPGTYPVTARDAAGCISSATSVVINAVPNAPAAPVASASAQPSCTVATGTIRVTGVAGMEYSINGATYQSSTTFAGLTPGTYPVTARDAAGCISSATSVVINAVPNAPAAPVASASAQPSCTVATGTIRVTGVAGMEYSINGATYQSSTTFAGLTPGTYPVTARDAAGCISSATSVVINAAPALPTVTVNSPAVCAGSPATITATPGAAGVYNYAWTVPAGAPAPGNVASFTTTVAGTYSVVITNTATSCVSLSASSTVRVDSAPAAPVASASVQPSCTVATGTIRVTGVAGMEYSINGATYQSSTTFAGLTPGTYPVTARNAAGCISSATSVVINAVPNAPAAPVASASAQPSCTVATGTIRVTGVAGMEYSIDGATYQSSTTFAGLTPGTYPVTARDAAGCISSATSVVINAVPNAPAAPVASASAQPSCTVATGTIRVTGVAGMEYSIDGATYQSSTTFAGLTPGTYPVTARDAAGCISSATSVVINAAPALPTVTVNSPAVCAGSPATITATPGAAGVYNYAWTVPAGVPAPGNVASFTTTVAGTYSVVITNTATSCVSLPASSTVRVDSAPAAPVASASVQPSCTVATGTIRVTGVAGMEYSINGATYQSSTTFAGLTPGTYPVTARNAAGCISSATSVVINAVPNAPAAPVASASAQPSCTVATGTIRVTGVAGMEYSINGATYQSSTTFAGLTPGTYPVTARDAAGCISSATSVVINAVPNAPAAPVASASAQPSCTVATGTIRVTGVAGMEYSINGATYQSSTTFAGLTPGTYPVTARDAAGCISSATSVVINAVPNAPAAPVASASAQPSCTVATGTIRVTGVAGMEYSIDGATYQSSTTFAGLTPGTYPVTARDAAGCISSAISVVINAAPALPTVTVNSPAVCAGSPATITATPGAAGAYNYAWTVPAGVPAPGNVASFTTTVAGSYSVVITNTATSCVSLPASSTVRVDSAPAAPVASASVQPSCTVATGTIRVTGVAGMEYSIDGATYQSSTTFAGLTPGTYPVTARNAAGCISSATSVVINAVPNAPATPVASASVQPSCTVATGTIRVTGVAGMEYSIDGATYQSSTTFAGLTPGTYPVTARDAAGCISSATSVVINAVPNAPAAPVASASAQPSCTLATGTIRVTGVAGMEYSINGATYQSSTTFAGLTPGTYPVTVRDAAGCISSATSVVINAVPNAPAAPVASASAQPSCTLATGTIRVTGVAGMEYSINGATYQSSTTFAGLTPGTYSVTARDAAGCISSATSVVINTAPALPTVTVNSPAVCAGSPATITATPGAAGAYNYAWTVPAGVPAPGNVASFTTTVAGTYSVVITNTATSCVSLPASSTVRVDSAPAAPVASASVQPSCTVATGTIRVTGVAGLEYSINGATYQSSTTFAGLTPGTYPVTARNAAGCISSATSVVINAVPNAPAAPVASASAQPSCTVATGTIRVTGVAGLEYSINGATYQSSTTFAGLTPGTYPVTARDAAGCISSATSVVINAVPNAPAAPVASASAQPSCTLATGTIRVTGVAGMEYSIDGATYQSSTTFAGLTPGTYPVTARNAAGCISSATSVVINAVPNAPAAPVASASAQPSCTLATGTIRVTGVAGMEYSIDGATYQSSTTFAGLTPGTYPVTARDAAGCISSATSVVINAVPTVPAVTFVKTRDAVCPTNNNGAAILTITDGNNPSVSWAKDGASIAAPNLNGLSVGVYQVTVTNACGSVVRSITINSSNRAPVAVGEAFSTLAGTAINNTVATNDSDPDGDALTYIVLPNTNRGLLSLQANGSFTYTPAAGFSGVEVFTYRVTDPCGATATANVSFTVNNPPIAVNDSYTTTENVSIVEPASGILKNDSDPEKDPLTAHLVTTTTNGSLTLNADGSFTYVPNIGFYGVDTFTYNANDGNANSNVATVTITVNRLTTDLAITKVSLGTDLKRDEVFEYQITVGNNGVNNATGVVATDVLPSELEFVDASASVGTYSFNPANRTITWNLGSLSVNSRQTLTLKVKSTKGGWIVNTATVRGNQFDPNMSNNTSTDSRLILGFFIPNVFTPNRDGVNETFIIDGLAGVENEIYIYNRWGNEVYKGRNYNSTWNGSDLPSATYYYVLKVKGDSNKWTSYSGFVVIMR